The window GCCTGCTGTGGCTCGGGGGGGCTGGGATGGGCATCCCTCTGGGAAAATGTTTCAAGTGTTTCTGGGGGTTTCTAGTTTCTGGTGCTGTTCCCTCAAAAggccagtttctttctttccttttaaatttctattggggtatagctgatatacaatgttgtgttagtttcaggtgtacagcaaagtgaaactgtgatacatatagatatatccactctgttttagattcttttcccatataggccaatacagagtattgagtagagttccctgtgctatacagtaggtccttattagttacctattttttatacagtagtgtgtatatgtcaatcccaatcttccaatttattccCCCTCTCTTACCACCCCCCCacggtaaccataaatttattttctatatctgaaactctatttctgttttgtagataaattcatttgtcgcctttttttagattccacatgtgatatcatatgatatttgtctttctctgtctgacttacttcactcagtatgacaatctctaggtccatccatggtgctgcaaagggcattatttcgtccttttttatggctgagtaatattccattgtatatatgtatcacatcttctttatccattcctctgttgatggacatttaggtttcttccatgtcctggctcttgtaaatggtgctgcagtgaatattggggcgcatgtatcttttcgaattgtggttttctcccGACTTATGCCCAGGaacgggattgctggatcatatggtagctctagttttagttttcaaaAGGCCAGTTTCAATCTCCGATCCCACAGGTCCCGTGCTAGAACCACTTCTCTCCCTGTCCCCTCAGGGGCCTGGCCAGCCTGGGAGTGTCAGAGCCAAGGCTGGGTTGCAGCCTTCTTCTTTCCTGGCTCCACAGTGAATATTACCTTGGAGATTGTTATTACCACTCTGTGCTTGGCTGCATTATCCTGAAGCCTTGTGCCATTAGCAGACTGGCTTTCCACACTTCAGAAACTGACTCATGTACTTCCCCCCAGGGCTCGCAGAAGAATGGTCTAATTTCCAAAGCTGGCCGGCTCTTCAGGCCAGAATTGGCACCAGCCGCCGTCCAAGGCCTGGTGAGAAGGGCTTGTTTGCCTGAGAGGATTAAACAGAGCGCAGTCGGCTAAGCTTCCACGGAGCCGGCTAAAGGACTTCGGCCCTAATCTCCTACTACTGAGGGTCTTGTCAGCAACGACCAGCCATGACGGCCTTTCTTTATGGCTGATGTCACTCGTCGACGCCACTCCAAGGATGTCACAGCCCGTCTCTTTGCTGTCGCCTTTACTTCCCCTCTACAAActccatttttattcttctgaAGAATGGCCCATCTCCCTCCCGCTCCTCACCCTGTTTCTCTCACCCACCAGGCTGCCCGCCTCACTGAACAGGAAGAGGAACGGTAGTCACAGGCTCACATCCTCCTTTCCGAAGAACTTACCTAAACAGAACATtcactttttttctaattaattaattttatttatttatttttggttgggttgggttttcattgctgcgcgtgggctttctctagttgcggcgagcgggggctactcttcgttgcggtgcgccggcttctcttgttgcagagcatgggctctaggcgggcaggctcagtagttgtggcacgtgggctcagtagttgtggctcgcaggctcagtagttgtggcgcacgggcttagttgctctgcggcacgtgggatcttcccggaccagggctcgaacacgtgtcccctgcattggcagacggattcttagccactgcaccatcagggaagcccagaacattcacttttttcaaaagaaactttttttttttattgtgaataatattttatttagtcatttttgtTTACAACTGAAACTCTAGGAATTCAAAATTATCGTCCTTGCCGGTGAGCTTCTTATAGACACCAGAAAATGTTTCGACCTCGTGTTCCACACCGTTCTGCTGTGCTTTATCCAAATGAACCTTTATGAGTCGGCTGCCATCCACTCTCTTGCCCACAATCTCACTAGGGAAAGCCAAGTCCTCCAGGATGGCGGCGTGCACGGCAGTCAGAATGCGGCTCCTGGGatgcttttgcttattttttgtatGGCTTTTTCGAGTTGGCTTAGGCAGAATTCTCCTCTGAGCAATAAAGACAACATGCTTCCTGCTGAACTTCTTCTCCAACTCACGCACTAGCTGGACCTGGAGTTTCTGGAAAGATTTCCGTTGCGGAACGGGAACAAAGATTATGATAGCTCTCCGACCACCACCAACTGCAATTTCCTTGGCAGCCATGATGTTCAGCTCCCACAGCTGGGCCTTGAGGTCCGGGTTCATCTCCAACTGCAGGAGGGCCTGGGAGATGCCCAACTCATACTCATCCAGCTTCTCACTGTTGGGCTTCATGATCTTCGCACTGGAACTGAACGTGGCCTTGCTGACATCAGCAACCCTAAGCGCCCATGCAACCACGCTCAAGCATagcaaaatcaaaagaaacttCTGACTGGAGAAAGCAGGGTGAAAGTCTGTGTTCGTGAGCAACCTCGACCCGCAGGCCAGCTCTCGATTCTGATTTAATGTTCTTTCCTCTGTTGGTTCTAACACCGACCCTGGAGTCAAAGGTCATGATCAAAAGTCAGTTTTCCCACAGTGCCCTTCTGCAgcattgaaatatttaaattcttttcttttctaatagagCTATATTTTCCTCTCTGGTCAAGGAGCTGTTAGAAAGTGTGTCagttgcaaaaaagaaaatgctaactaatgtatcaatattttatttaagatttttgcaTTAGATTTATTAGCAAACCTGGCCTTCTGCTTGTgagttgtgtgtgtgcatgataCACCATCAGTGTCAAATTCTGGCATCAGCGTTATGCTGGCTGTGTAAGACGAGGTTGGAAGCATTTACTTTCCTTACTCTAGAAAGGTTCTTAAACTGTTAGAGCGACCTATTtcttaaagatttaaaataattcatttatgaAATTATCTGGGTCTGCCATCTAGACAACTTCCCAACATCATATATGGTAATTCCTTAGGTTTTCCCATGTGTTTGCTTAGAACTGAGCATAaagttttttcaaaatttcagggcttccctggtggtgcagtggttgagagtccgcctgccgatgcaggggacatgggttcgtgccccggtccgggaagatcccacgtgccgcggagcggcggggcccatgagccatggccgctgagcctgcgcgtccggagcctgtgctccgcaacgggagaggccacaacagtgagaggcccgtgtaccgcaaaaaaaaaaaaaaaaattcacccatcTTTGTGTTATTTCCCCAttctcctttctaattttatggacTTGTATTTTGTCCTCAGTTTTGGGGGGGTGGGATATTAatggtttctctctttcatttaaaaCCATTAGACtttggattcatttttttctgccaagtatctatttttttaaatttattcatttcaacTCTCAACATAATGTCTTCCTTTTGCTTTCTGTAATTAGCTTGGGTTCTTTTTCAGACTTCTTGAGTTGAATAATCAAtgcattattttgattattttttatttatta is drawn from Lagenorhynchus albirostris chromosome 21, mLagAlb1.1, whole genome shotgun sequence and contains these coding sequences:
- the LOC132512799 gene encoding small ribosomal subunit protein eS7-like — encoded protein: MGSVLEPTEERTLNQNRELACGSRLLTNTDFHPAFSSQKFLLILLCLSVVAWALRVADVSKATFSSSAKIMKPNSEKLDEYELGISQALLQLEMNPDLKAQLWELNIMAAKEIAVGGGRRAIIIFVPVPQRKSFQKLQVQLVRELEKKFSRKHVVFIAQRRILPKPTRKSHTKNKQKHPRSRILTAVHAAILEDLAFPSEIVGKRVDGSRLIKVHLDKAQQNGVEHEVETFSGVYKKLTGKDDNFEFLEFQL